The following proteins come from a genomic window of Panicum hallii strain FIL2 chromosome 8, PHallii_v3.1, whole genome shotgun sequence:
- the LOC112903669 gene encoding uncharacterized protein LOC112903669, which produces MSLTEEQYLQTTPYWCLGHQECWRQMVQKWCSDEWEESHNACRERRLLMPGATHHQGSRSLSGYAEAWSSSHGGQPCGLLKAYAMSHKGKATSDVNYNSEDGPEGGPWSRV; this is translated from the exons ATGTCtttgactgaggagcagtaTTTGCAG ACGACTCCTTATTGGTGCCTCGGGCATCAAGAGTGCTGGCGACAGATGGTGCAGAAGTGGTGCTCCGACGAGTGGGAGGAGTCACACAACGCTTGTCGGGAGCGACGTTTGTTGATGCCAGGTGCaacacaccatcaaggcagtcgcagcctcagcggatacgcagaagcatgg tcgtcgtcacatggtggTCAGCCTTGCGGCCTCTTGAAGGCATATGCTATGTCCCATAAGGGCAAGGCGACGTCTGACGTCAACTACAATtcggaggacgggcccgag ggaggtccatggtcCAGAGTTTGA